Proteins found in one Dryobates pubescens isolate bDryPub1 chromosome 1, bDryPub1.pri, whole genome shotgun sequence genomic segment:
- the LOC128897617 gene encoding BCL2/adenovirus E1B 19 kDa protein-interacting protein 3-like has product MACAGDDGSWVELRCSPACLEPSRFSSCHSDVERMLLEAQLDTESGDGALLALGSPAWDDTGVSQASELPGQTELLPSCGQPQLCCPPTHQQDVPEEAKQRERRLLASLGWACARHPQRLSPKEFAFVCPPQPVLWNLQGGVVGRKKRLFSSELLLLFIPSLLLSHLLTLGLGIYIGKRLAASSANPL; this is encoded by the exons ATGGCGTGCGCCGGCGACGACG GCTCCTGGGTGGAGCTGCGGTGTAGCCCTGCGTGCCTGGAGCCCTCGCGGTTCTCCTCCTGCCACTCCGACGTGGAGCGGATGCTGCTGGAAGCCCAGCTGGACACAGAAAGCGGTGATGG TGCCCTGCTGGCgctgggctccccagcctgGGATGACACTGGAGTCAGCCAGGCGAGTGAGCTGCCTGGGCAGACTGAGTTGCTTCCGTCCTGCGGCCAGCCCCAGTTGTGCTGCCCTCCCACCCACCAG CAGGATGTGCCAGAGGAAGCCAAGCAGAGGGAGCGACGCCTGCTAGCATCCCTCGGCTGGGCCTGTGCCCGCCACCCTCAACGCCTATCTCCAAA GGAGTTTGCCTTTGTGTGCCCCCCCCAGCCGGTGCTGTGGAACCTGCAGGGAGGTGTGgtagggaggaagaagaggctgtTCAGTTCAGAGTTGTTGCTGCTCTTCATCCCctcgctgctgctcagccacctgctgaccctggggctggg GATCTACATTGGGAAGCGGCTGGCAGCCTCCTCAGCAAACCCGCTGTGA
- the AUP1 gene encoding lipid droplet-regulating VLDL assembly factor AUP1, translated as MESSAAPGPERLFDSHRFPTDGFLLLALLLYAPVGLCLLVLRLFIGVHVFLVSCALPDSLLRRFIVRVMCSVLGLFVRQSDPRLRDASVRVYIANHVTQFDHNVINLLTSCNTPALNGAPGFLCWSRGFMELGVTGSRAELVDSLKVYSSHRANPPLLLFPEEAATNGRAGLLRFSSWPFSILDVVQPVALQVQRPLITVSVADSSWITELLWTFFVPFTVYQVRWMPSVPRRAEEPSEDFALRVQELLAMELGVVSTRLTAADKAEHMKRLRHTSPLSFTPASSQPLAARPRVPSSLAAVAPEEVRIAAMAQRVKEVLPHVPLEVIRIDLAQTNCVDTTIANLLEGRVPFYPESEEAGTDLPALSTSQPTAAFGIQGSVVVPSSKAATKQFAKSPVERHLSLQERKRALYDYARRRFTEKHGAARVGDSP; from the exons ATGGAGTCTTCTGCGGCCCCGGGCCCCGAGCGGCTCTTCGACTCGCACCG GTTTCCGACTGATGGGTTCCTGCTTCTGGCCCTGCTACTCTACGCCCCCgtggggctctgcctgctcgTCCTGCGCCTCTTCATTGGTGTGCACGTCTTTCTggtcagctgtgccctgcccgaCAGCTTGCTGCGACG gTTTATTGTGCGTGTgatgtgctcagtgctgggcttgttTGTGCGGCAAAGCGACCCCCGGCTCCGCGATGCCAGTGTGAGGGTCTACATCGCCAACCACGTCACCCAGTTTGACCACAATGTCATCaacctcctcacctcctgcaaCACA CCTGCACTGAATGGTGCCCCTGGCTTCCTCTGCTGGTCACGGGGATTCATGGAGCTGGGGGTGACAGGAAGCCGGGCAGAGCTGGTGGACTCCCTGAAGGTGTACTCATCCCACAGAGCAaacccacccctgctgctcttCCCGGAGGAGGCGGCCACCAATGGCCGTGCCGGCTTGCTGCGGTTCAG ctcatGGCCATTCTCCATCCTGGATGTGGTGCAGCCGGTGGCCCTGCAAGTGCAGAGGCCGCTGATCACTGTG AGTGTGGCTGactcctcctggatcacagagctgctctggaccTTCTTCGTTCCCTTCACAGTTTATCAAGTAAG GTGGATGCCATCTGTCCCCAGACGAGCTGAGGAGCCGAGCGAGGATTTTGCACTCCGAGTTCAGGAG ctcttggCCATGGAGCTGGGTGTGGTATCCACACGGCTCACAGCAGCAGACAAAGCTGAGCACATGAAGAGGCTGAGGCATACGTCACCGCTTTCCTTTACCCCAG cctccagccagccactggcagccaggcccagggtgccttccagcctggctgcggTGGCTCCTGAGGAGGTGCGAATTGCAGCGATGGCTCAGCGGGTCAAGGAGGTGCTGCCTCACGtgcctctggaggtcatcaggATAGACTTGG CCCAAACCAACTGTGTGGATACCACCATTGCCAATCTGCTGGAAGGGAGAGTACCCTTTTACCCTGAAAGTGAGGAGGCTGGCACTGACCTGCCTGCCCTGTCTACCTCCCAGCCTACAGCTGCTTTTGGCATCCAGGGCTCTGTAGTTGTACCCTCTTCCAAG GCAGCTACAAAGCAATTTGCCAAGTCCCCGGTGGAGCGGCATCTGTCCTTGCAAGAGCGGAAACGAGCCTTGTATGACTATGCCCGCAG GCGCTTCACGGAGAAGCACGGCGCGGCGCGTGTCGGCGACAGCCCCTGA
- the HTRA2 gene encoding LOW QUALITY PROTEIN: serine protease HTRA2, mitochondrial (The sequence of the model RefSeq protein was modified relative to this genomic sequence to represent the inferred CDS: inserted 1 base in 1 codon), producing the protein MAALARWARVPLGSGALRWGRALSGAAETRSPPPPPPPPPPPSPPSSAAGRALAAALGAGAATLVLLWAREGESRRPALPALCAAVPAPPPSPPASPRAAFNFIADVVEKTAPALVYVEIVGRHPFSGRDVPISNGSGFLVSPDGLIVTNAHVVANRRRVRVKLASGEQYDAVVQDVDQVADIATIKIKPKVLITVVERLSSFLPXLVTVLPPLFQHPLPTLPLGRSSEVRQGEFVVAMGSPFALQNTITSGIVSSAQRGSRELGLATSDMEYIQTDAAIDFGNSGGPLVNLDGEVIGVNTMKVTSGISFAIPSDRLRKFLQKEEQRRSSWFGNAETKRRYIGVMMLTLTPSILTELKLRDPSFPDVSYGVLIHKVIIGSPAHQAGLKAGDIVLEINGQASRRAEDVYEAVRTQQSLALLVRRGYDTLLVSVVPEVTE; encoded by the exons ATGGCGGCGCTGGCGCGCTGGGCGCGGGTCCCGCTAGGGTCGGGAGCGCTGCGCTGGGGCCGAGCGCTGAGCGGGGCCGCCGAGACACGTTCCCCACCGccgccaccacctcctcctcctcctccatctcctccttcctctgccgCGGGCCGGGCGCTGGCGGCGGCGCTAGGCGCTGGGGCTGCGAcgctggtgctgctgtgggcccGGGAGGGCGAGAGCCGCCGGCCCGCTCTGCCCGCGCTGTGTGCCGCCGTGCCCGCCCCGCCGCCATCGCCACCCGCCTCACCCCGTGCCGCCTTCAACTTTATCGCCGACGTGGTTGAGAAGACAGCGCCCGCGCTGGTCTACGTGGAGATCGTGGGCAG GCACCCCTTTTCAGGCCGTGACGTGCCTATCTCCAATGGCTCGGGTTTCCTGGTGTCTCCAGACGGGCTCATCGTCACCAACGCGCATGTGGTGGCCAACCGCCGGCGCGTGAGGGTGAAGCTGGCCAGCGGTGAGCAGTATGACGCTGTGGTGCAGGACGTGGACCAGGTTGCAGATATCGCCACCATCAAGATCAAGCCTAAGGTGCTCATCACAGTTGTGGAGAGGCTCTCTTCATTCCTTC ATTTGGTCACcgtcctccctcctctcttccagcaccCACTGCCCACCCTCCCGCTGGGGCGCTCCTCTGAGGTGCGGCAGGGAGAGTTCGTGGTGGCCATGGGCAGCCCCTTTGCCCTGCAGAACACCATCACCTCGGGCATCGTCAGCTCTGCGCAACGTGGCAGCCGGGAGCTGGGCCTGGCCACCTCTGATATGGAATACATCCAGACTGACGCCGCCATCGAT tttgGGAACTCTGGAGGGCCCCTCGTCAACCTG GATGGCGAGGTGATCGGGGTGAACACCATGAAGGTGACATCTGGCATCTCATTTGCCATCCCCTCGGACCGGCTGCGGAAGTTCCTGCAGAAGGAGGAGCAGCGCAGAA GCTCTTGGTTTGGCAATGCAGAGACGAAGCGCCGCTACATCGGGGTGATGATGCTGACTCTTACGCCAAG catcctgaCTGAGCTGAAGCTGCGTGACCCCAGCTTCCCTGATGTCTCCTATGGGGTGCTGATCCACAAGGTGATCATCGGCTCTCCAGCCCACCA ggcagggctgaaggcagGGGACATCGTGCTGGAGATCAACGGGCAGGCATCGCGCCGCGCCGAGGACGTCTACGAGGCGGTGCGGACGCAGCAGAGCCTGGCGCTGCTGGTGCGGCGTGGCTATGACACGCTGCTGGTGAGCGTCGTCCCCGAGGTGACGGAGTAG